One genomic region from Leifsonia sp. Root1293 encodes:
- a CDS encoding alpha/beta fold hydrolase, which translates to MSRNGIKNVVLVHGAFADGSGWRGVYDNLTKRGYRVTIVQNPLTSFDDDVAATNRVLDKLDGPAILVGHSWGGTVITEAGSHDNVAGLVYVAALIPDTGETSGQQYEGFAATPDFVIDIGDDGFGFLDHEKFAVGFAADASESDAEFLRDSQVPVNMAVFGAAVTRAAWHDKPSWAVIATEDRAFDQAMLQHMAHRAGAKVTTTPGSHAVYLTQAGVVSDVIDGAAESALRVEL; encoded by the coding sequence ATGTCCCGAAACGGAATCAAGAATGTTGTGCTCGTTCACGGAGCTTTCGCGGACGGCTCGGGCTGGCGAGGGGTCTACGACAACCTGACCAAGCGCGGGTACAGGGTGACGATCGTGCAGAATCCGCTCACGTCATTCGACGATGACGTTGCCGCGACCAACCGGGTCCTGGACAAGCTCGACGGACCCGCCATCCTGGTCGGGCACTCCTGGGGCGGCACGGTCATCACCGAGGCCGGATCGCACGACAACGTGGCCGGCCTGGTCTATGTAGCCGCGCTCATTCCCGACACGGGCGAGACCTCGGGCCAGCAGTACGAGGGGTTCGCCGCGACTCCGGACTTCGTCATCGACATCGGTGATGACGGGTTCGGTTTCCTCGATCACGAGAAGTTCGCGGTCGGCTTCGCGGCCGACGCCAGTGAGTCCGACGCCGAGTTCCTGCGCGACTCGCAGGTTCCGGTGAACATGGCCGTCTTCGGGGCCGCTGTCACGAGGGCGGCGTGGCACGACAAGCCCAGCTGGGCCGTGATCGCCACAGAGGACAGGGCATTCGACCAGGCGATGCTGCAGCACATGGCGCATCGGGCCGGCGCGAAGGTCACCACCACGCCAGGTAGCCACGCGGTGTACCTGACGCAGGCCGGAGTGGTCTCAGACGTGATCGACGGTGCCGCCGAGAGCGCGCTCCGCGTCGAGCTCTGA
- a CDS encoding APC family permease — protein MGDVEGGAVAADTQKRMTVLQATFIGVGSMVGAGIFALLGAAGAVAGSAVWLSFLIAGAIAGLQGYSFAKLGTTYPSGGGLLTYLSKGFGEGHIAGIGAWLFFTAGSIVVAMIASSFGGYASSVVAGGDAGWAKVLGVALIVVMSCLNAVGSTAVAKVQSILVTVVLAILVVFAAVTIVNLDPALLAPADYPGLQQIIASVALTFFAFLGFGVITFTAKDLPNPKRQLPRAIYFALAIATTVYVAVSLGVFGTLTADQVVEYGATAIAEAAKPTLGQAGYVLMVITALLSTTGAVNAGLYPSIGMTRHLASIGQFPPVFSRSIARFPVGLIVMGVFAGVLVVWFDLTSIASIGSAVALLVFSTVTVGHFRLYRETGASIVVLIVALIATLGTFIVFCTTTLVNEPATAIALVAILVLAVLVDLIWKRIRSTREAASDRSSQDA, from the coding sequence ATGGGCGACGTCGAGGGAGGGGCCGTGGCCGCTGACACCCAGAAACGCATGACTGTGCTCCAGGCGACCTTCATCGGTGTCGGTTCGATGGTGGGTGCCGGCATCTTCGCGCTCCTCGGAGCGGCTGGCGCCGTCGCCGGTTCGGCCGTGTGGTTGTCGTTCCTGATCGCGGGTGCGATCGCGGGACTGCAGGGATACTCCTTCGCCAAGCTCGGTACGACGTACCCATCTGGTGGTGGCCTTCTGACATACCTGTCGAAGGGATTCGGAGAGGGTCACATCGCCGGCATCGGTGCGTGGTTGTTCTTCACAGCCGGCTCGATCGTCGTGGCGATGATCGCGTCGTCCTTCGGCGGCTACGCCAGCTCCGTCGTTGCCGGCGGTGACGCAGGCTGGGCGAAGGTTCTCGGTGTGGCATTGATCGTGGTGATGAGCTGCCTCAACGCCGTCGGGTCCACGGCCGTGGCCAAGGTGCAGTCGATCCTCGTCACCGTCGTACTGGCGATCCTGGTGGTGTTCGCGGCCGTCACCATCGTGAACCTCGACCCCGCGCTGCTGGCGCCGGCGGACTACCCGGGGCTGCAGCAGATCATCGCGAGCGTCGCCCTCACATTCTTCGCGTTCCTCGGGTTCGGTGTGATCACCTTCACCGCGAAAGACCTCCCGAACCCGAAGCGACAACTTCCGCGCGCCATCTACTTCGCGTTGGCCATCGCCACGACCGTCTACGTCGCGGTATCACTCGGAGTGTTCGGCACCCTGACCGCCGACCAAGTGGTGGAGTACGGCGCGACGGCGATCGCCGAGGCGGCGAAGCCGACCCTCGGGCAGGCCGGCTACGTGCTGATGGTGATCACCGCGTTGCTGTCGACCACCGGTGCGGTCAACGCCGGACTCTATCCGTCGATCGGAATGACGCGCCATCTCGCGTCGATCGGTCAGTTCCCGCCGGTGTTCAGTCGCTCGATCGCACGATTCCCCGTTGGCCTGATCGTCATGGGCGTCTTCGCCGGAGTTCTCGTCGTCTGGTTCGACCTCACCAGCATCGCCTCGATCGGCAGCGCCGTGGCCCTGCTCGTCTTCTCGACCGTGACCGTCGGGCACTTCCGGCTCTACCGCGAGACGGGTGCGAGCATCGTCGTGCTCATCGTCGCGCTCATCGCCACTCTGGGCACCTTCATCGTCTTCTGCACCACGACACTCGTGAACGAGCCCGCAACCGCGATCGCCCTCGTGGCGATACTCGTGCTCGCCGTGCTCGTCGACCTCATCTGGAAGCGCATCCGCTCTACCCGAGAGGCCGCATCCGATCGCTCCAGCCAGGATGCCTGA
- a CDS encoding SLC13 family permease encodes MDAVLIILQAVVVIGAIAMGVRTGGLGLGLWGVVGTVILVFGFHLPPGSIPVDAFFIIIAVITASSAMQAAGGIDYLVSIASKIIQRNPKRLTYVAPIVAFVFTVLSGTSNIFLALIPVIYETSYRNGQRPERALAASTVTSGLGITASPVSAAMAAYIVLMDGTGYGLPQILLITIPAAIVACIVTSFVQQRIGKDLLDDPVYLKRVEAGTVEMPAALAARYEARVTAGSAASGTTTTTAAPAGRHGSGTVEAAAAPPARIEHPVPPGGAISAWIFVSGTMLIVLFGLFPGLRPAFPDEEGELAPISMTTVIEMIMFTVALVIILARRVKPSVVVEQPLLKAGFVAAVALFGIAWMADTFISANEETIIEPLGAMIEANPLLLAVALFLVCGLTTSQSATTNTLIPIALAAGLAPGIITAMWPSLIGVWLFPANGSQIASVETDLTGSTKLTQVPVWHSFTIPMLVSWVAVVLAGLLIQLVVPA; translated from the coding sequence ATGGACGCCGTGTTGATCATTCTGCAAGCCGTCGTCGTCATCGGTGCGATCGCCATGGGCGTGCGCACGGGTGGTCTGGGACTGGGACTCTGGGGTGTCGTCGGCACCGTGATCCTGGTGTTCGGTTTCCATCTGCCGCCGGGGTCGATCCCCGTCGATGCGTTCTTCATCATCATCGCCGTGATCACCGCGTCGTCTGCCATGCAGGCAGCCGGCGGCATCGACTACCTCGTGTCGATCGCCTCGAAGATCATCCAGCGCAACCCGAAGAGGCTCACGTACGTGGCGCCGATCGTCGCGTTCGTGTTCACCGTTCTCTCCGGAACGTCGAACATCTTCCTGGCCCTCATCCCCGTCATCTACGAGACGTCGTATCGGAACGGGCAACGCCCCGAGCGCGCCCTGGCCGCATCGACGGTGACCTCCGGTCTGGGAATCACGGCGAGCCCCGTCTCCGCAGCGATGGCCGCCTACATCGTCCTGATGGACGGCACCGGATACGGCCTCCCGCAGATCCTGCTCATCACCATTCCCGCGGCCATCGTCGCGTGCATCGTCACGTCGTTCGTGCAGCAGCGCATCGGCAAGGATCTGCTCGACGACCCGGTGTACCTCAAGCGCGTCGAGGCTGGCACTGTCGAGATGCCGGCCGCATTGGCCGCACGGTATGAGGCCAGGGTCACGGCCGGGTCCGCCGCTTCAGGGACCACGACGACCACTGCCGCACCTGCCGGGCGCCACGGGTCCGGCACGGTCGAGGCGGCGGCCGCGCCGCCGGCGCGAATCGAGCATCCCGTGCCACCCGGGGGCGCGATCTCCGCCTGGATCTTCGTCTCGGGAACGATGTTGATCGTGCTGTTCGGCCTGTTCCCTGGACTGCGGCCGGCATTCCCCGACGAGGAGGGCGAACTGGCGCCCATCAGCATGACGACGGTGATCGAGATGATCATGTTCACCGTGGCCCTGGTCATCATCCTCGCCCGTCGAGTGAAGCCGAGTGTCGTCGTGGAGCAGCCGCTACTCAAGGCCGGATTCGTGGCCGCAGTGGCCCTGTTCGGAATCGCGTGGATGGCCGACACCTTCATCTCCGCGAATGAGGAGACGATCATCGAGCCGCTCGGCGCGATGATCGAGGCCAATCCTCTGCTGCTCGCCGTCGCACTCTTCCTGGTCTGCGGTCTCACGACGAGCCAGTCGGCCACCACCAACACCCTCATCCCCATCGCGCTGGCCGCGGGGCTCGCACCGGGAATCATCACGGCGATGTGGCCATCCCTCATCGGTGTCTGGCTGTTCCCGGCGAACGGTTCCCAGATCGCATCGGTCGAGACCGACCTCACCGGATCGACGAAGCTCACCCAGGTGCCCGTCTGGCATTCGTTCACCATCCCGATGCTCGTGTCGTGGGTTGCCGTCGTACTGGCAGGTCTCCTCATCCAGCTCGTCGTGCCCGCCTGA
- a CDS encoding M20/M25/M40 family metallo-hydrolase has product MSDAATVDAAPLMAEVIQRLEDLVRIPSVAFPGFDPDPVHRMGEAVVELLTSAGADDARLLPVPDGYPCVYASIPGPEGSPTVLLYAHYDVQPAPKSQGWSSEPFEPMTKDDGRIYGRGAADDKSGLVIHWATLKLLASSWPCTIKVLVEGEEETISHLEGFVEANPDLFEADAYVIADIGPQRVGRPGLTTALRGDVACTVTVRTLANPVHSGMFGGAAPDAMTAMIRILDTLHDERGDTVIPGVASGAWSGADMDEDVYRDGSSILPGVEFLGTGSLSDRIWMKPSVTVLGMDLPNTAEASNVLLPEVTAKLSMRVIPGSDADAQLESLMTHLRTQRPWNCEVVVERVKVGNPFEVDESHAAIVAAKEALTTAYDAPVESIGSGASIPLVASLKKVAPDAAIVLWGVEDTEKSRIHASDESVDPAEIERMIVAQTLFIREFAASTTRSV; this is encoded by the coding sequence ATGTCTGATGCAGCCACGGTCGACGCCGCACCGCTGATGGCGGAGGTGATCCAGCGGCTCGAGGATCTCGTGCGCATCCCGTCCGTCGCATTCCCCGGTTTCGACCCCGACCCCGTGCACCGCATGGGTGAGGCCGTCGTCGAGTTGCTCACGTCTGCTGGCGCCGATGACGCCAGATTGCTCCCGGTTCCGGATGGCTACCCATGCGTCTACGCGAGCATCCCCGGCCCGGAGGGATCGCCGACAGTGCTCCTGTACGCGCACTACGACGTGCAACCGGCCCCGAAGAGTCAGGGGTGGTCCAGTGAACCCTTCGAGCCGATGACCAAGGACGACGGCCGCATCTACGGCCGCGGTGCCGCCGACGACAAGTCGGGACTCGTCATCCACTGGGCGACCCTCAAGCTGCTGGCCTCCTCCTGGCCCTGCACGATCAAGGTCCTCGTCGAAGGGGAGGAGGAGACGATCTCCCACCTCGAGGGATTCGTCGAAGCCAACCCCGACCTGTTCGAGGCCGACGCCTACGTGATCGCCGATATCGGCCCGCAGCGCGTGGGCAGGCCAGGGCTGACGACTGCGCTCCGCGGCGACGTCGCGTGCACAGTGACCGTGCGGACATTGGCCAATCCCGTGCATTCCGGCATGTTCGGCGGCGCGGCCCCCGACGCGATGACAGCGATGATCCGCATCCTCGACACCCTTCACGATGAGCGCGGCGACACCGTCATCCCGGGTGTGGCGAGCGGAGCGTGGAGCGGAGCCGATATGGACGAGGACGTCTACCGTGACGGGTCCTCGATCCTGCCGGGCGTCGAGTTCCTCGGCACAGGGTCGTTGTCTGACCGGATCTGGATGAAGCCGTCCGTGACAGTGCTCGGCATGGACCTCCCGAACACCGCCGAGGCGTCGAATGTGCTGCTGCCCGAGGTGACGGCGAAGCTCTCCATGCGGGTCATTCCGGGGTCGGATGCCGACGCTCAACTCGAGTCACTGATGACCCATCTGCGTACGCAGCGGCCGTGGAACTGCGAGGTCGTCGTGGAGCGGGTGAAGGTGGGCAACCCGTTCGAGGTCGATGAGTCCCACGCGGCGATCGTCGCCGCGAAGGAGGCTCTGACGACGGCATACGACGCTCCGGTCGAATCGATCGGCAGTGGCGCATCCATCCCCCTGGTGGCCTCGCTCAAGAAGGTCGCTCCCGACGCCGCAATCGTGCTGTGGGGAGTGGAGGACACCGAGAAGTCGCGCATCCACGCGTCGGACGAGTCCGTCGACCCGGCCGAGATCGAGCGCATGATCGTCGCCCAGACTCTGTTCATCCGCGAGTTCGCCGCATCGACCACCCGATCCGTATGA
- a CDS encoding GntR family transcriptional regulator, producing MPIPSDSAGVGRSLLRDDVYRRLRDAIVDGTFTPGEQLKDGELAAWLGVSRTPIREALLRLGNSGLVVALPGRSTTVSAINAAAVRDARDVIAAMHSLAVREMAGRLPDDDVKRMREANRRFVKATKAGDVGAALDADEELHNIPVAALGNGALASVIEHFGPLVRRAERTRFSGDGNTSGEAHEQLIDLLESGDAERAAAVAFDIWHSLPAEDGADEQ from the coding sequence ATGCCGATTCCTTCTGACAGCGCCGGAGTGGGTCGCTCGCTCCTGCGAGACGACGTCTACAGGCGACTTCGCGATGCGATCGTCGATGGAACTTTCACGCCGGGCGAGCAGTTGAAGGATGGCGAACTGGCGGCTTGGCTCGGGGTGAGCCGCACGCCCATCCGAGAAGCCCTGCTCCGTCTCGGCAACAGCGGACTGGTCGTTGCACTGCCTGGCCGGTCGACGACCGTGAGCGCCATCAACGCTGCGGCCGTTCGAGATGCGCGCGACGTCATAGCGGCGATGCACTCGCTCGCGGTGCGTGAGATGGCCGGGCGGCTTCCCGACGACGACGTGAAGCGGATGCGGGAGGCGAACAGGCGATTCGTCAAGGCAACCAAGGCAGGCGATGTCGGAGCAGCCCTGGATGCCGATGAAGAGCTGCACAACATCCCGGTGGCCGCGCTCGGCAATGGCGCTCTGGCATCAGTGATCGAGCACTTCGGTCCGCTCGTGCGCCGAGCGGAACGCACTCGCTTCAGCGGCGACGGGAACACGTCGGGCGAGGCCCACGAACAACTGATCGATCTGCTCGAGTCCGGCGACGCCGAGCGAGCAGCGGCGGTCGCGTTCGATATCTGGCACAGCCTTCCCGCTGAGGATGGCGCCGACGAGCAGTAA
- a CDS encoding DUF998 domain-containing protein, with translation MSQPTSLVRVLRHPIADAEARESSALLVGAVTFVAGLVPALVLFWGRELAISGRGSFGDFAAIGSAVAAALAFLYGCILRRRQQGPATTWRRLRWFDVAALCLAHAIIALLGWIGLASVFSIGFEGASLYATSAAVLAAALMAITAYAAFLSAVNLTPMLLSLLLAVFLVVGALASMLSASDPLWWEKNLSTLGISDDISALTFNVTLIIAGVMMTTISHYATAWLPTSTRAEIRGRNLVRLALILMGILLACVGLFPVDENLQIHNISATGMAIIYVVMALSLRALIPSMPRVFLLLGYIFVAVIVVLAIFFITGYYNLTAVELIAFVLIFAWVIVFLRSTGSIAPASSTEIRR, from the coding sequence GTGAGTCAACCCACGTCGCTCGTTCGCGTTCTCCGCCATCCGATCGCGGATGCCGAGGCTCGCGAGTCGTCCGCCCTTCTGGTCGGTGCAGTCACCTTCGTCGCCGGTCTGGTGCCCGCGCTCGTTCTCTTCTGGGGGCGTGAGCTGGCGATCTCCGGGCGAGGCTCATTCGGGGACTTCGCTGCGATCGGCTCGGCGGTCGCAGCGGCCCTTGCCTTCCTCTACGGCTGCATCCTCAGGAGACGGCAACAGGGACCGGCCACCACCTGGCGCCGGCTCCGCTGGTTCGACGTGGCTGCACTGTGTCTGGCCCACGCCATCATCGCCCTGCTCGGGTGGATCGGTCTCGCGTCGGTGTTCAGTATCGGTTTCGAGGGGGCATCCCTCTACGCCACGTCTGCCGCCGTGCTCGCCGCAGCCCTCATGGCGATCACGGCATACGCTGCCTTCCTGTCGGCCGTCAACCTCACGCCGATGCTCCTGTCGCTCCTCCTGGCGGTGTTCCTCGTCGTCGGAGCCCTGGCGAGCATGCTGAGCGCGAGTGATCCGCTGTGGTGGGAGAAGAATCTGAGCACCCTGGGCATTTCCGACGACATCTCGGCGCTGACCTTCAACGTCACGCTCATCATCGCGGGCGTGATGATGACGACGATCTCGCACTACGCGACGGCGTGGCTGCCGACGTCGACGCGGGCCGAGATCCGAGGGCGGAACCTGGTTCGGCTCGCGTTGATCCTCATGGGGATCCTCCTGGCCTGCGTCGGCCTGTTCCCGGTCGACGAGAACCTCCAGATCCACAACATCTCCGCCACCGGCATGGCGATCATCTACGTGGTGATGGCGCTCTCGCTTCGAGCTCTGATCCCGTCGATGCCACGGGTGTTCCTTCTTCTCGGCTACATCTTCGTCGCGGTGATCGTCGTGCTGGCGATCTTCTTCATCACCGGGTACTACAACCTGACGGCGGTGGAACTCATCGCGTTCGTGCTGATCTTCGCCTGGGTGATCGTCTTCCTTCGCAGCACGGGCTCGATCGCGCCCGCGAGTTCGACAGAGATCCGTCGCTAG